The nucleotide sequence ATATCGGGAGTTTATTCGACCGTTCAGGAGATTTTGAAACCGCCCTTAGCTACTATAACGAAGCCTTGGCCATTAATCGTGAAATTAACCGCCCGGTCTCCACGGCAGATGGCTTGGTTCGAATTGCACGTATTGCTATTAGAAACAACGACCTTGAAAATGCAACGGCTTTCTATAATGAGGCCTTGGAATGGATGCAGGAGGTCAATGATCCAAAAATTCTTTCTAATTTATACCTGGATATTGCCAACCTGGAGCTTTTAAAAGGAAATTATGGAGTGGCAAAAGAATTTGTTTCCAATGCACATGATATCGCCTTTGAAAAGCAGTTTCAATTGCGGCAAGTCAGATCACATAATCTGCTTGCGAAACTTTATAAAATTGAAGGGGATCTGCAAAACAGTCTGAAGGAGTATAAAAAAGCTTATAAACTTTCCTCCTCTTCGTCTATACCTTCTAGAATTTCGCCCTCAATGAATCTTGCTAAAGCTTATAATGAAGTCTCTTCAGACAGTGCCTTTATAATTGCAGAAGAAACCTTTTCTCTTATCGACTCTATTCGCACCAACGTAGCCGGACTCACTTTCAGGTCCGGTTTTTTCCGGAAACATGCTGGCTTTTATAATGAAGTGGCCTCTTGGTATATCAACCGGAAAAACAACCCCAAAAAAGCCTTTGAGCTGATCGAGTCTGCTAAGGCACGAGTATTGATGGATGAATTGGCTGAGGATCGGGAAAATGAGCTCGCATCTCTGGACGAACCCACCCTCATTAAGAAACAACAAAAAGCCAAACAATTGGACCGGTTGTATAATCAGCTTGAAGTGGCTAAATCAGTACATGAGAAAAACTCCCTGCGGGATGAACTCAAAGACCTGGAGTTTGAGTACCAAGCATTTCTGAATCAAATTCAGACAAGTAACGCACATCTTAAAGATTTTAAATATCCCCAGCCGGTTACCCTCAAACAGGCTCAAGTCATGCTGGACTCAGAGACAGCTATTCTGGAATATGCTTTTACTGAAAACAGCCTAATCCGGCTTTTTATTACCAGAACCGGAATCTCGGGAAGCGTCTTTACCCCAAATGATCCATTAACAGCAAACCAATACTTTACGGAACAAATAAGGGGTTACCGTGAAGCGATTACCAATAAAGATCCAATGAATAAGATAGCGAAGCTTGGGGCAGGTCTATATAATGAACTTATTCCCGGTTTGGAGCTTAACAATGATACTAAAATTACCAACCTACTTATTATTCCCGGTGGAGCACTCACCTTTTTACCATTTGAGTCGCTGAGCAATAACAAGCGTTTTTTAATCGAAGACTTACATATCAAATATCTTCCATCCGCTTCTATCTATTCATTTATAAACAATCCTCACCGAACTACAAGTTTTGAATTACTGGCCCTGGCCGGCTCCGGTTTTGAAGGAGGCAGCAATGCCAGCCCCTCCAGCTCCCAGGCTTCCTTTGCCTCCTTACCATCCACCTTATTGGAAGTGGATTCCATTTCAGTGAATTTTACCAATTT is from Gracilimonas sp. and encodes:
- a CDS encoding CHAT domain-containing protein, with translation MKNVLTITFLITFGFGQILNAQVSQGDSLFVLGNESYSDRDYARAAEHYQKAIDLFLQKSDSLKWMEASFEYAKTLYVSGSVNEALEIFRTLDKTPLQQIPTSLQINIKNYIGLILRRSEQYDESQKFYLDALKVAEGITDSSLIARLNNNISYTYQNTGDYETALFHQQKAKEIYTDLNNDARLSYVLNGIFLTMMELGLHQQAEPYIRKSLKIREKLEDPRLLDIAYHNLAWNFERQGKRDSAIIYYQKSLELSRMLENPYDITQTLENIGSLFDRSGDFETALSYYNEALAINREINRPVSTADGLVRIARIAIRNNDLENATAFYNEALEWMQEVNDPKILSNLYLDIANLELLKGNYGVAKEFVSNAHDIAFEKQFQLRQVRSHNLLAKLYKIEGDLQNSLKEYKKAYKLSSSSSIPSRISPSMNLAKAYNEVSSDSAFIIAEETFSLIDSIRTNVAGLTFRSGFFRKHAGFYNEVASWYINRKNNPKKAFELIESAKARVLMDELAEDRENELASLDEPTLIKKQQKAKQLDRLYNQLEVAKSVHEKNSLRDELKDLEFEYQAFLNQIQTSNAHLKDFKYPQPVTLKQAQVMLDSETAILEYAFTENSLIRLFITRTGISGSVFTPNDPLTANQYFTEQIRGYREAITNKDPMNKIAKLGAGLYNELIPGLELNNDTKITNLLIIPGGALTFLPFESLSNNKRFLIEDLHIKYLPSASIYSFINNPHRTTSFELLALAGSGFEGGSNASPSSSQASFASLPSTLLEVDSISVNFTNLKVLKNEDVTEAALKSHELGDFRFIHFATHAEVNEENPARSGLLLSKKTEMESLFGEDGYLNSREISGLRLNADLVTLSACNTGMGKIVTGEGLLGLQRSFLSAGASSVMVSLWSVFDRSTSVFMSTFYKQMLAHEQEDYGLWNQTLDWFGMYEHPLFDYKAKALRDAKLYMIDHPYYKHPVYWAPFILIGK